One Mixophyes fleayi isolate aMixFle1 chromosome 12 unlocalized genomic scaffold, aMixFle1.hap1 SUPER_12_unloc_2, whole genome shotgun sequence genomic region harbors:
- the LOC142112076 gene encoding uncharacterized protein LOC142112076 isoform X1: MDKDKSERILNLTLEIIYLLTGEDCTVVIKRSGERVTPRSRPCVSGGLSRTQSPITVPEFHSLIHEGDNDQKILELTKTLIQPLTGEVPIKCPEEFQSLKGSKNLYEDVRTENHRILTSLGGSNNRNTPERYLPPLYSQESTKENHSISQEYKDEVLTDIKVEMMEGKRETCVRGDQQCKEEEIPTDISTADECKRRNISEGQLLLSTDFKIEDNITQDYPGENPVALNIHPIHSADKSSEPFSHAECSHANIDVNTSHTNDTIFPCSEGRKCITVKLSLHNNQRTHSGLKPHPCSECGKCFAHKSELIRHQRTHTGEKPFSCSECGKWFTEKSSLRRHLGSHTGEKPFPCSECGKCFSQKSELIRHLRIHTGEKPFPCSECGKCFPQKSRLAKHQRTHIGEKPFPCSECGKWFTQKSSLLIHQTTHTGEKPFPCSECGKSFTQKSRLVEHQTTHTGEKPFPCSECGKSFTQKSRLVEHQRTHTGQKPFPCSECGKCFGYKSSLVLHQRSHTGKKPFQC; the protein is encoded by the exons atggacaaggacaagagtgagaggatattaaatctcaccctggagatcatctacctgctgactggagag GATTGTACTGTAGTGATAAAGAGATCTGGTGAGCGTGTGACACCCAGGAGCcgcccctgtgtgtcaggaggattgagcaggacccagagccccatcacggtgcctgaatttcactcactgatacatgagggagacaatgaccagaagatcctggaattGACCAAAACATTAATCCAACCGTTGACTGGAGAG gttcctataaagtgTCCGGAGGAGTTTCAGAGTTTAAAAGGGTCCAAGAATCTGTACGAGGACGTGAGGACGGAGAATCACCggatcctcacatcactgg GTGGATCcaataacagaaataccccagagagatatctccctcctctttattcacaggaaaGTACCAAAGAAAATCACAGTATCTCACAGGAGTATAAG GATGAAGTCCTCACTGACATTAAAGTAGAAATGATGGAAGGAAAAAGAGAGACgtgtgtgaggggtgatcagcagtgtaaggaggaggaaatccctacagatatcagcacag cagatgaATGCAAACGCAGGAATATCTCTGAGGGACAACTTCTTTTATCTACAGattttaaaatagaagataaCATCACACAAGATTATCCAGGAGAAAACCCTGTTGccctaaatatacatccaatTCACAGTGCAGATAAATCATCTGAGCCCTTTAGTCATGCGGAATGTTCTCATGCAAACATAGATGTTAATACATCTCATACAAATGATACGATCTTTCCATGTTCTGAGGGCAGGAAATGCATTACAGTTAAATTATCTCTTCATAATAATCAGAGAACCCACTCGGGTTTGAAACCAcatccatgttctgagtgtggaaaatgttttgcacACAAATCAGAACtcattagacatcagagaactcacacaggtgagaaaccattttcatgttctgaatgtgggaaatggtttacgGAAAAATCAAGTCTTAGGAGACATCTAggaagtcacacaggtgagaaaccatttccatgttctgagtgtggaaaatgtttctcACAGAAATCAGAACTCATTAGACATctaagaattcacacaggtgagaaaccatttccatgttctgagtgtggaaaatgtttcccACAGAAATCAAGACTCGccaaacatcagagaactcatataggtgagaaaccatttccatgttctgaatgtgggaaatggtttacacaaaaatcaagtcttttgatacatcagacaactcacacaggtgagaaaccatttccatgttctgagtgtgggaaatcttTCACACAGAAATCAagacttgttgaacatcagacaactcacacaggtgagaaaccatttccatgttctgagtgtgggaaatcttTCACACAGAAATCAagacttgttgaacatcagagaactcacacaggccagaaaccatttccatgttctgagtgtgggaaatgctttgGATATAAATCAAGCCTTGTTCTACATCAGAGATCTCACACAGGCAAGAAACCATTTCAATGTTAa
- the LOC142112076 gene encoding uncharacterized protein LOC142112076 isoform X2 produces the protein MDKDKSERILNLTLEIIYLLTGEDCTVVIKRSGERVTPRSRPCVSGGLSRTQSPITVPEFHSLIHEGDNDQKILELTKTLIQPLTGEVPIKCPEEFQSLKGSKNLYEDVRTENHRILTSLGGSNNRNTPERYLPPLYSQESTKENHSISQEYKDEVLTDIKVEMMEGKRETCVRGDQQCKEEEIPTDISTDECKRRNISEGQLLLSTDFKIEDNITQDYPGENPVALNIHPIHSADKSSEPFSHAECSHANIDVNTSHTNDTIFPCSEGRKCITVKLSLHNNQRTHSGLKPHPCSECGKCFAHKSELIRHQRTHTGEKPFSCSECGKWFTEKSSLRRHLGSHTGEKPFPCSECGKCFSQKSELIRHLRIHTGEKPFPCSECGKCFPQKSRLAKHQRTHIGEKPFPCSECGKWFTQKSSLLIHQTTHTGEKPFPCSECGKSFTQKSRLVEHQTTHTGEKPFPCSECGKSFTQKSRLVEHQRTHTGQKPFPCSECGKCFGYKSSLVLHQRSHTGKKPFQC, from the exons atggacaaggacaagagtgagaggatattaaatctcaccctggagatcatctacctgctgactggagag GATTGTACTGTAGTGATAAAGAGATCTGGTGAGCGTGTGACACCCAGGAGCcgcccctgtgtgtcaggaggattgagcaggacccagagccccatcacggtgcctgaatttcactcactgatacatgagggagacaatgaccagaagatcctggaattGACCAAAACATTAATCCAACCGTTGACTGGAGAG gttcctataaagtgTCCGGAGGAGTTTCAGAGTTTAAAAGGGTCCAAGAATCTGTACGAGGACGTGAGGACGGAGAATCACCggatcctcacatcactgg GTGGATCcaataacagaaataccccagagagatatctccctcctctttattcacaggaaaGTACCAAAGAAAATCACAGTATCTCACAGGAGTATAAG GATGAAGTCCTCACTGACATTAAAGTAGAAATGATGGAAGGAAAAAGAGAGACgtgtgtgaggggtgatcagcagtgtaaggaggaggaaatccctacagatatcagcacag atgaATGCAAACGCAGGAATATCTCTGAGGGACAACTTCTTTTATCTACAGattttaaaatagaagataaCATCACACAAGATTATCCAGGAGAAAACCCTGTTGccctaaatatacatccaatTCACAGTGCAGATAAATCATCTGAGCCCTTTAGTCATGCGGAATGTTCTCATGCAAACATAGATGTTAATACATCTCATACAAATGATACGATCTTTCCATGTTCTGAGGGCAGGAAATGCATTACAGTTAAATTATCTCTTCATAATAATCAGAGAACCCACTCGGGTTTGAAACCAcatccatgttctgagtgtggaaaatgttttgcacACAAATCAGAACtcattagacatcagagaactcacacaggtgagaaaccattttcatgttctgaatgtgggaaatggtttacgGAAAAATCAAGTCTTAGGAGACATCTAggaagtcacacaggtgagaaaccatttccatgttctgagtgtggaaaatgtttctcACAGAAATCAGAACTCATTAGACATctaagaattcacacaggtgagaaaccatttccatgttctgagtgtggaaaatgtttcccACAGAAATCAAGACTCGccaaacatcagagaactcatataggtgagaaaccatttccatgttctgaatgtgggaaatggtttacacaaaaatcaagtcttttgatacatcagacaactcacacaggtgagaaaccatttccatgttctgagtgtgggaaatcttTCACACAGAAATCAagacttgttgaacatcagacaactcacacaggtgagaaaccatttccatgttctgagtgtgggaaatcttTCACACAGAAATCAagacttgttgaacatcagagaactcacacaggccagaaaccatttccatgttctgagtgtgggaaatgctttgGATATAAATCAAGCCTTGTTCTACATCAGAGATCTCACACAGGCAAGAAACCATTTCAATGTTAa